The Pseudomonadota bacterium genome segment TCGAGTACAGGTACCGCGTCGACGACACCCGGGTGATGCGGTTCGCGGAGGGCTACTTCGGCGACTTCACGTACGCGGTGAACACCCACCCGAAGAAGCTCTGGCGGTACGCGCTCATCGCGCCGACCGCGACGGCGATCGAGATCGCGGAGCCGGACTTGACGGGCCTCCAGCGGACGAGCTCCGAGGCGAACGGCGAGACGACGCGCGTCTTCGAGGCCCGCGACGTCCCCGCGCTCGCCGCCGAGCCCGCGATGCACGGCGAGAGCGCCGGCCGCGCCTACCTCCACCTCTCCACCTTCCGCACGTTCGAGGAGCTCGGGCGCTGGTACGAGGATCTGATCCGCGATCAGCTGCTCGCCGACTCGCGGATCCGCGCCAAGGCGATCGAGCTCGCGGCGCGCGCGAGGACGCCGGCGCAGAAGGTGGCGGCGATCTACGGGTGGGTCGTCGGCGCGACGCGGTACGTGGGGCTCGAGTTCGGCGTGCACGGCTACAAGCCGTACCGGGCGGCGGCGGTCATGTCGCGCGGGTTCGGCGACTGCAAGGACAAGGCAGCGCTCCTCGTCGCGCTCCTCGGCGAGGTCGGCGTCGAGGCCGAGCTCGTGCTCGTGCGCACGCGGTCGCAGGGGGACGTGGGTCCTCGGCCCGCGTCGCTCGAGGTCTTCAACCACGCCATCGTCCACGTCCCGAAGCTCGGGCTGTGGCTCGACGGCACGGCCGAGCACCACGGCTCGCGCGAGCTCCCGTTCGAGGATCAGGGCGCGCTCGCGCTGCGGCTCACGCGCGAAGGCCCGGTGCTGACGCGAACGCCCGTGGCCGCGGCGGCCGACAGCTCCCTGACCGAGCGGCTGCGCGCCTCGATCGGCGGCGACGGGCGGGCGAGGATAGCGGCGACGCTCGAGCTCCGCGGTGCCGGCTTCGCGCCAGCGTACCGGCGGGAGTTCGAGACGTCGGGCAACCGCGCCGAGCGGTTCGCCGCGGTCGCGGCGGACAGGTTCCCGGGATCGGAGATCGCGTCCGCGTCGTTCGCCGGGCTCGGAGCGCTCGAGGGCGCGGTCCGCGTCCGCTACGAGGCGACCGTCGCGTCGCTCGGCAGGACGAGCGGCGGCGGGATGCTCGTCTCCATCGACAAGGGGGAGCGGCTCCAGGAGCGCTACGCCTCGCTCCCCGCGCGCGAGCACTCGCTCGAGATCGGACCCCGCCGCGTCGTCTCGCGCGAGGCGATCGTCGAGGTGCCAAGCGGGTTCCGGGTCGCGCGCGCGCCGGAGCGGACGCGGATCGAGACGGAGTTCGGCTCGCTCGAGCTGGACGCGTCGGTCTCGGACGGCTCGGTGCGCGTCACCCGGCGCTTCGAGCTCGACGCGCACGAGGTCGAGCCGGAGGCGTACTTGCGGTTCGCGGCGTTCTGCCGGGACGTCGATCAGGCGCTCGCCGCGCCGATCGTCTTCGAGAGGTCGCCGTGATCCGCCGCGCCCCGACCGCGATCCTCGCGCTCGCCGCCCTCGCCTGCGGCGCCTGCTCCTTCGCGGCGCAGGGCGCCCGCGGAGCGAAGGCGCTCTCTCCCGCGGAGCGCGCCTACCTCGTCGACGGCGACGCAGACAGGGCCGAGGATCTCCTCGCCGCAGCGCTCGAAGAGTCGCCAGCGGACGCCGCGGCCGAGTTCCTGCTCGCCGATCTCCTCGACGCGACCGGCCGTCCGGCCGAGGCGGCGGAGCGCTATCTGCGCGTCGTCGCCAGGGGCCGAGAGGACCGCTCTCTCGGCGACGTCTCCACCGCCGCCGCCATGGCGATCGTCGCGATCCGCGATCGCGTGCCCGTCTTCCGGGACCGCTTCGCGGCAGTTGCGGGGTCGCTCGACGATCCCGGCGCGCTGCCGCTGGAGGCCGCCTTCGAGCTGCGCAACCTCGCGTTCGGCCTCGCGCTGCGGCTCGAGAACGATGCCGCGAGCCGCGCGGCGGCGCGCGACGCCACCGGCTGCCTGACCCGTTGGGAGATCTCGGGCCCCTACGGCCCCGCTGCGTTCGACGCGCTCGATCGCGCGCGCGAACAGCTCCCGCACTTCGGGACGGCCGTCCCCTGGCCGATCGAGGCGCGCCTCGGCCCTGGCCGCGGGCTCTCGGCCGCGCGTGTCGAGGAGGCGTCGCGCTGCACGATCGCCGCCTTCGATCCGGCGGTCCCGGAGCCCGGGCTGGGGCTCGCGCGGACCGTCGTGGCGCTGCCGCGGGCCGAGATCGTCCTGTTCCGGCTCGAGTCCGACACCTCGGCCCGGGTGTACGCGGGCAACGTGGAGATCTTCTCCTTCGACAGGCGCGGCGCCTGGCCGCCCCGGTACCGCTGGTTCGCGGCCGCGTTGCCGGCGGGCAACACCGAGATCGCGGTCGCGATCGCGCACCCGGAGGTCCGGCCGGTGTTCTCGCTCGTCGCGGTGCGCGCCGCGAACGGCGCGCCGGTTCCGTCCCACGGTCCCGGGCTCCTCCCGTCCGGCGCCGCCGCCGCCGCGATCCCGCTCCCCGAGGAGCCGGGCGCGCGCACGGCCACGGCGGCGCTCGCGCGGCTGCGGGCCGCGATCTGGCGTTCGGATGGCGCCGCCACGGCGCGCGAGACGGCCGCGCTGGAGAGGCTCGGCGCCGCGGGCTCCTGGCCGATGCTCGCCGCGGCAGCGGAGGCCGCGCTCGCGTCCCCGGAGCAGCCGCTCGACGCGGCGTTCGAGAGCTCTCGGCGGTTGCTGTCGCGCGCCCTCGCGCTCGAACCGCGGCTCTGGTCCGCCCGCCTCGCGGTCGCCCGCGCCGAGTCCGCCGACGGCAGGCCGGAGGTCGCCTACGGCCTCCTGCGGGAAGGGCTCGCGCTCAACCCCGACGAGCCGTCCGTCGCCGAGCGGCTCGCGGATCTCTGCCTCGAGATCGGCTACGCCGCCGAGGCCGCCGAGGCCGCCCGGGAGCTCGGCGCCCTCGTGGCGGGATCGTGCCCGGCCAAGGCGTACGCGCTCGCCGCCGCGCGCGGCGCGGTCGACGGTTCGCGCCTGCTCGAGATGGCGGCGGATCTCGCGGCGTGCGATCGGACGAGCGACGCGCTCGCGAACGCGCTCCTCGAGGCCCAGCGCTACGACGAGGCGCAGGTCGAGCTCCGGCGCCTCCTCGACCGCGACCCCGAGAGCCCGGCGCTCATCGACGCGTCGACCCGCGCGGCGCTCGCGGCCGGCGATCTCGACGGGTTCGTCGGCGGGATGCGGCGCCTCTTCGCGCTCCGGCCGTTTTCGCAGGAGCGGCGGCGGGCGCTCGCGGACGCGCTCGCGGGCGCCGGGCGCGTGGGGGAGGCGCACGCCCTGATCGCGGGGGGACGCGCCGCGGACGCGGCCGCCTTCGAGGGAGCCGATCTCCACACCGCGCTGCGCGTCGACGGCCTGGCCGCCATCGCCGCGTTCCGTGCGGCGCGCCCGATCTACGGCACCGGCTCGGCGTGGGTGCTCGATCGCGCGGTCCACGTGATCGGCCGCGACGGCTCCCGCACCGAGATCGTCCACAACATCGCCGCGATCCTCACCGCCGGCGCCGTCGCCGAGCACGGCGAGGTCGAGGTCCCGGACGACGCCACGATCCTCACCGCCCGCGCCGTCAAGCCCGACGGCACGGTGCGCACCCCGGAGCGGATCCCGGGCAAGGCGAGCCTGTCGCTCCCCGACCTCGCGGCGGGCGACTTCGTGGAGGTCGAGTACGCGCGCTGGTCGCCGCCGTCCCCCGTGTTCCTCGGCGGCTTCGACACGGGCCGCTTCTACTTCCGCGACTTCGACCACGTCTTTCGGAGATCCGAGATCGTCGTCGTCGCGCCGCTTGCGACGCCGCTCGAGATCGACCCCCGCGGCGACGCGCCCCCCGCCGCCGAGCGGATCTTCGGCGATCTCCGCGTCCTCACGTTCCGCGCGCGGGACGTGGCGCCCGCGGTCGAGGAGCCGCTCGCGCCGCACGCCGCCGAGCTGTTGCCCTCGATCCGCGTAACGTCCGGCGCTTCGGTCGAAGCGATCTGCGCTCGGGTCCGGGATCTGCTCGCGGATCGCGAAAGGGGCACGCCCGCGATCGACGCCGTTGCTGCGCGCGCCGTCGAGGGGATCGACGAGGCGGATCGAGGGAAGCGGCTCGCGGCGCTCTACGCGTGGACCATGGCCAACGTCGCCGAGGACGGCGAGCTCGCGGATCCGGCGAGCCACATCCTGTCGCGGCGCAGGGGGAGCCGGGCGCGTGCCTTCCTCGCCCTCGCGCGCGCGGCCGGTCTCGACGGGCGGCTCGCCTTCGTCCGCTCCGCGCACGCCGACGACACGCGCGCAGACGGCACGAGCCTCGACAGGCTCGAGCGCGTCGCGGTCTCCGTGGACGGGCGGTGGGCGAGCTTCGAGACCGACGCCGCGCCGTTCGGCTACCTGCCGCCCGATCTGCGCCACCGCCCCGCCCTCTTCCCGGATCGCTGCGAGACGGCGACGACGGACGGCGGCGCAATCCCCGTGGACAGGCGGGTCGTCGAGGTCGCGCTCGAGATCGGCCCCGGCGGGGAGGCGACCGCACGCGTGACCGAGACGGTGTCCGGCGAGATCGCGGCGGCGTGGCGCGCCGAGCTGCGGGCCGCGACGGACGAGGAGCGGGCGCGGCTCTTCTCCGCCGAGCACGTGGCCGACGTCGCCCCGGGGGCGACGCTCGTGCGCCTCGCCTTCGCGGGCCTGGACGACGACGACGGCCCGCTCGAGGCGGCCTACGAGCTCGCGTTCCCGAGCTTCGCGCGAAGGGTCTCGGGCTCGCTGCGCGGCGAGCTCCCGTTCTCGCGCTCCCTGGTCCGGGAGCTGGGCGGCCCGAGAGCCCGGAGCGCCCCCGCGGTGCTCGCGACCTACCTCGACGAGTCGATCTCCATCACGGTGACTCCGCCCGACGGCCTCGCCGTCCGCACGGACGACGACGACGGCAGCGCCGCGGCCTCCTGCGGCAGCGCCGCGCGGAGGATCACCGCCGGGACGGGGACGCTGAACGTCCGTCACGAGCTCCACCTGAACGCGGGCCGGATCGCGCCCGCCGACTACCCCGCGCTCGTCGATTTCGCAGCCG includes the following:
- a CDS encoding tetratricopeptide repeat protein, with the protein product MIRRAPTAILALAALACGACSFAAQGARGAKALSPAERAYLVDGDADRAEDLLAAALEESPADAAAEFLLADLLDATGRPAEAAERYLRVVARGREDRSLGDVSTAAAMAIVAIRDRVPVFRDRFAAVAGSLDDPGALPLEAAFELRNLAFGLALRLENDAASRAAARDATGCLTRWEISGPYGPAAFDALDRAREQLPHFGTAVPWPIEARLGPGRGLSAARVEEASRCTIAAFDPAVPEPGLGLARTVVALPRAEIVLFRLESDTSARVYAGNVEIFSFDRRGAWPPRYRWFAAALPAGNTEIAVAIAHPEVRPVFSLVAVRAANGAPVPSHGPGLLPSGAAAAAIPLPEEPGARTATAALARLRAAIWRSDGAATARETAALERLGAAGSWPMLAAAAEAALASPEQPLDAAFESSRRLLSRALALEPRLWSARLAVARAESADGRPEVAYGLLREGLALNPDEPSVAERLADLCLEIGYAAEAAEAARELGALVAGSCPAKAYALAAARGAVDGSRLLEMAADLAACDRTSDALANALLEAQRYDEAQVELRRLLDRDPESPALIDASTRAALAAGDLDGFVGGMRRLFALRPFSQERRRALADALAGAGRVGEAHALIAGGRAADAAAFEGADLHTALRVDGLAAIAAFRAARPIYGTGSAWVLDRAVHVIGRDGSRTEIVHNIAAILTAGAVAEHGEVEVPDDATILTARAVKPDGTVRTPERIPGKASLSLPDLAAGDFVEVEYARWSPPSPVFLGGFDTGRFYFRDFDHVFRRSEIVVVAPLATPLEIDPRGDAPPAAERIFGDLRVLTFRARDVAPAVEEPLAPHAAELLPSIRVTSGASVEAICARVRDLLADRERGTPAIDAVAARAVEGIDEADRGKRLAALYAWTMANVAEDGELADPASHILSRRRGSRARAFLALARAAGLDGRLAFVRSAHADDTRADGTSLDRLERVAVSVDGRWASFETDAAPFGYLPPDLRHRPALFPDRCETATTDGGAIPVDRRVVEVALEIGPGGEATARVTETVSGEIAAAWRAELRAATDEERARLFSAEHVADVAPGATLVRLAFAGLDDDDGPLEAAYELAFPSFARRVSGSLRGELPFSRSLVRELGGPRARSAPAVLATYLDESISITVTPPDGLAVRTDDDDGSAAASCGSAARRITAGTGTLNVRHELHLNAGRIAPADYPALVDFAAASDDLSTVGFELADAAQPRG